A stretch of Salvelinus alpinus chromosome 4, SLU_Salpinus.1, whole genome shotgun sequence DNA encodes these proteins:
- the tex11 gene encoding testis-expressed protein 11, with protein sequence MASKTGRTWLDCKKPQLADNFLSLAVKSLETLYSRLTSRGHGGADINTSKGDVEKDLLRVLSYQAESALAQENHQEAVACMQRCKDMLLRLPKETGYLSLMCYNFGVDSYNMKKYEESSFWLSQSYDIGKMNIKYSPGAEVQAKVLRLLATVYLKWDCQQFQEKALNAVNLANKESVHPSGLYLKIRILLKCGAQDDHIRAGVTELLESEVPLEVCLSTVKLLMAEDRETLAFDYLKRVCQHFESSPELGSALVLHIELLLQRGKELLGKQKIEDIITGHYTGKQLSPQTLTCLHLLLWDKASKNFETKNFSEALQWYNYSLSFYKAGQMEPNLAKLQRNRASCLLQLQQLDKAKEAIKEAERCDPNSIFTQFSVYKIAVLENNVEKAAEAVKAIGALAQGPVTSEDRLLVAENAASNLLSLAAQIALENEQQDTAMKALESLCEHSKDEAQVLTALRCLVRLVLSTIEKASGEIRHANLDVLLSYLKMALQKVSQLSPGPSMAVEQRTEDANWFRKIAWNSALQCESSPDRMRDFFLFSYQLSQFCPPDRAVLMGQKTCLLMAAAASLELCRKSPHSDQTEQLTQALEHIQICWEVWKTLKASGDNSKDPTNILLLLYEFEARAKLNDPKVETVLESVLELDNVEIKVLETMAALAMEPPAHFPLLCKKALRIALSLHRKQPQADLARCSQCVHSLIQLSLPSGVSDVEARVLEEVWGYYEEALSIITAAPEDFPEMEILWLLTRAWNTGILLYSLAQYPEAERWCGLGMSFLRHLGSLQESYQTQMSGLYSEVLDRLDKAKKNLIMEE encoded by the exons ATGGCCAGCAAGACAGGAAGAACCTGGCTAGACTGTAAAAAGCCCCAGCTAGCTGATAACTTCCTGAGCCTTGCTGTCAAA AGCTTGGAGACACTGTACAGCCGACTAACATCCCGAGGCCATGGAGGGGCAGACATCAACACATCGAAAGGAGATGTGGAGAAGGACCTGCTTCGAGTTCTGTCTTACCAAGCTGAGTCG GCACTTGCTCAGGAGAATCACCAAGAGGCTGTGGCCTGCATGCAGCGCTGTAAAGACATGCTACTGCGGCTCCCCAAAGAG ACAGGCTATCTCTCTCTCATGTGCTATAACTTCGGAGTGGATTCCTACAATATGAAAAAGTATGAGGAGAGTTCATTCTGGTTGAG CCAGAGTTATGACATAGGGAAGATGAATATAAAATACTCCCCTGGCGCTGAAGTGCAA GCCAAGGTCCTGAGGCTCCTTGCCACTGTCTATCTAAAGTGGGACTGTCAGCAGTTTCAGGAGAAGGCACTCAATGCTGTGAATTTAGCCAATaag GAAAGTGTGCATCCCTCTGGGCTCTACCTGAAGATCAGAATTCTACTGAAATGTGGGGCTCAGGATGACCACATAAGAGCTG GAGTGACAGAGCTGCTGGAGTCAGAGGTTCCTCTGGAAGTGTGTCTAAGCACAGTGAAACTACTCATGGCTGAAGACAG AGAGACATTGGCCTTTGACTACCTGAAGAGGGTGTGCCAGCACTTTGAGTCGTCCCCTGAACTGGGCAGTGCCCTGGTCCTGCACATTGAGCTGCTGCTGCAGAGAGGCAAGGAGCTTCTCGGGAAACAGAAAATAGAGGACATCATCACAG GCCACTACACTGGTAAACAGCTGTCTCCTCAGACTCTCACCTGTTTACATCTCCTGCTGTGGGACAAAGCCTCCAAGAACTTTGAG ACTAAGAACTTCTCAGAGGCTCTGCAGTGGTATAACTACTCCTTGAGTTTCTACAAGGCTGGCCAGATGGAGCCCAACCTGGCCAAGCTTCAGAGGAACAGAGCCTCCTGCTTACTGCAACTGCAGCAGCTGGACAAG gccaaAGAAGCAATAAAGGAGGCAGAGAGATGTGATCCAAACAGCATCTTCACTCAGTTCAGTGTTTACAAGATTGCTGTCCTGGAGAACAATGTGGAGAAAG CTGCAGAGGCAGTGAAGGCCATCGGGGCTCTGGCCCAAGGTCCTGTGACCAGTGAGGACAGACTGCTAGTTGCTGAGAATGCTGCCTCCAACCTCCTCAGTCTTGCTGCTCAGATCGCTCTGGAG AATGAGCAACAAGACACAGCCATGAAGGCTCTGGAGAGTTTGTGTGAACACTCAAAAGATGAAGCTCAGGTTCTCACTGCTCTCAG GTGTTTGGTTCGACTAGTGCTTTCAACAATAGAAAAGGCCAGTGGGGAGATACG ACATGCAAATCTGGATGTTCTGCTGTCATATCTAAAAATGG CACTGCAGAAAGTGTCACAGCTCAGCCCAGGGCCTAGCATGGCTGTAGAGCAGCGCACAGAGGACGCCAACTGGTTCAGGAAGATTG CTTGGAACTCTGCGCTGCAGTGTGAGAGCAGCCCTGACAGGATGAGGGATTTCTTTCTGTTCTCTTACCAG CTGTCCCAGTTCTGCCCCCCGGACCGGGCCGTGTTGATGGGCCAGAAGACGTGCCTGCTGATGGCTGCTGCTGCCTCTCTGGAGCTCTGCAGGAAGTCTCCACACTCTGACCAG ACGGAGCAGCTGACACAAGCCCTGGAGCACATTCAGATCTGCTGGGAGGTCTGGAAGACTCTTAAAGCATCAG GGGACAACTCCAAGGACCCAACCAACATTTTGCTGCTGCTGTATGAGTTTGAGGCTCGTGCCAAGCTCAACGACCCCAAGGTGGAGACAGTGCTGGAGTCAGTGCTGGAGCTGGATAATGTTGAGATCAAGGTGTTGGAGACCATGGCAG CCTTGGCCATGGAGCCTCCTGCCCACTTCCCTCTGCTGTGTAAGAAGGCCTTGAGGATCGCTCTGTCTCTGCACAGGAAACAACCACAAGCAGACCTGGCCCGCTGCAG CCAGTGTGTCCACAGCCTGATCCAGCTGTCGCTACCCAGTGGCGTGTCGGATGTGGAGGCCCGTGTGCTGGAGGAGGTATGGGGCTACTATGAAGAGGCCCTGTCCATCATCACAGCCGCA CCTGAGGACTTCCCTGAGATGGAGATCCTGTGGCTGCTGACCCGAGCCTGGAACACAGGCATCCTGCTGTACAGCCTGGCCCAGTACCCCGAGGCTGAGAGGTGGTGTGGCCTGGGCATGAGCTTCCTCCGCCACCTGGGCTCCCTGCAGGAGAGCTACCAGACACAG ATGTCAGGTCTGTACAGTGAGGTCCTAGACAGACTAGACAAAGCCAAGAAGAACCTTATCATGGAGGAGTGA